A genomic region of Jeotgalibaca ciconiae contains the following coding sequences:
- the holA gene encoding DNA polymerase III subunit delta, protein MSYATEIAKIKKGVFSPVYLFLGTEMYFIQEARKTLLEYSMPAEDQDLNVGMYNMDEAPLGNALEDAESIPFFGDRRVIIVDNPIFLTGEKPKGSVEHDIEWLERYLNHPSDTTILVFFAPYEKLDNRKKISKLIQKKANVVNVSPLKDTETRQYLSKVIQNEGYQMDRQTVQFFFERIEDNLSKGMDELQKLFLAAMDDKKITKRMVEDLVPRNLEQNIFDIVTYVLKKDVEKAIQTYRDLLLQKEEPIKINAILLGQFRLLIQVKLLAKKGYQQPDMTKVLKIHPYRIKLANQQIRNLNEKKLTDAYLGLVEAETKMKTGDGLKEVQFELFMLKYASA, encoded by the coding sequence ATGAGTTATGCAACTGAAATAGCAAAAATTAAAAAAGGTGTTTTTAGTCCTGTTTATCTTTTTTTGGGAACAGAAATGTATTTTATTCAAGAGGCAAGAAAAACTCTATTAGAGTATTCAATGCCGGCAGAAGATCAAGATTTAAATGTCGGTATGTATAATATGGATGAAGCACCATTAGGCAATGCTTTGGAAGATGCAGAATCCATACCTTTTTTTGGAGACCGAAGGGTGATAATAGTTGATAATCCTATTTTTCTAACGGGAGAAAAACCAAAAGGGAGTGTGGAACATGATATCGAATGGCTAGAGCGCTATTTGAATCATCCATCCGATACAACGATTTTGGTCTTTTTTGCGCCTTACGAGAAGTTGGATAACCGGAAAAAAATCAGCAAACTCATACAAAAAAAGGCGAATGTTGTCAATGTATCTCCCTTAAAAGACACAGAAACGCGTCAATATTTAAGCAAGGTTATTCAAAATGAAGGGTATCAGATGGATCGCCAGACTGTGCAATTCTTTTTTGAACGAATAGAAGATAACCTATCAAAAGGAATGGATGAATTACAAAAATTATTTTTAGCCGCTATGGACGATAAAAAGATTACCAAACGTATGGTAGAAGATTTGGTTCCACGGAATTTGGAACAAAATATTTTTGATATTGTAACTTATGTGTTAAAAAAGGATGTCGAAAAAGCAATTCAGACTTATCGTGATTTACTTCTTCAAAAGGAAGAGCCCATTAAAATAAATGCGATCTTGTTAGGGCAATTTCGTTTGCTCATACAAGTAAAATTACTAGCAAAAAAAGGCTACCAACAACCGGATATGACAAAAGTTTTAAAAATTCATCCTTATCGAATCAAGCTGGCAAATCAACAAATCCGTAATTTAAACGAAAAAAAATTAACGGATGCCTATTTAGGACTAGTAGAAGCAGAAACGAAGATGAAGACAGGGGATGGACTCAAAGAAGTTCAGTTTGAATTGTTCATGTTGAAATATGCTAGTGCTTAA
- the rpsT gene encoding 30S ribosomal protein S20, which translates to MPNIDSAIKRVRTSEKANELNNAKKSAMRTTIKKFEEAVAAGADNTEALLQDAFKAIDSAASKGLIHNNKASRDKSRLAKKLNK; encoded by the coding sequence TTGCCAAATATCGATTCAGCAATCAAACGTGTTCGTACAAGCGAAAAAGCGAACGAATTGAATAACGCTAAGAAAAGTGCTATGCGTACTACAATCAAAAAATTTGAAGAAGCAGTAGCTGCAGGTGCAGATAACACTGAAGCTTTATTGCAAGATGCTTTCAAAGCTATTGACTCAGCAGCATCTAAAGGATTAATCCACAATAATAAAGCATCTCGTGATAAATCACGTCTTGCTAAAAAATTGAACAAATAA